In Luteibaculum oceani, one DNA window encodes the following:
- a CDS encoding thymidine kinase, with amino-acid sequence MGRLEFICGPMFSGKTEELLRRVKRAELAQRKVACYKSKVDNRYDGQDIVSHNKKARKSVPISSLKQLQNETAEIIAIDEVQFFDAAEIEILNELAFGGKIIIAAGLDMDFTGKPFPASSALLAIANKVLKLTAICMTCGEEASYSRRLGKDQQSVLIGAGEKYEPRCRKHFR; translated from the coding sequence ATGGGAAGACTCGAATTTATTTGTGGACCAATGTTTTCTGGAAAGACCGAGGAGCTACTCCGACGGGTGAAAAGAGCCGAATTGGCACAAAGAAAAGTGGCTTGTTATAAGTCTAAGGTAGATAATCGCTATGATGGTCAAGATATTGTTTCGCACAATAAAAAAGCTCGAAAAAGTGTTCCCATTTCCAGTCTAAAACAACTTCAAAACGAAACTGCAGAAATAATTGCTATTGATGAGGTGCAATTTTTCGATGCTGCAGAAATTGAGATTTTAAACGAATTGGCCTTTGGTGGAAAGATTATTATTGCGGCAGGATTGGATATGGACTTCACTGGAAAACCCTTTCCCGCATCTTCGGCTTTGTTGGCCATTGCAAACAAGGTATTAAAGTTAACCGCTATTTGCATGACCTGCGGAGAAGAGGCGAGTTATTCCCGTCGTTTGGGAAAGGATCAACAATCGGTATTAATCGGAGCGGGAGAAAAATACGAACCGCGATGTAGAAAACATTTTAGGTAA
- the trpS gene encoding tryptophan--tRNA ligase translates to MARILTGIQSSGEIHLGNILGAIIPGIELSKDPKNESFFFIADLHSLTSLKDAEARRENVHTVAAAWLAFGFDVEQNTFYRQSDLPEVCELTWYLNCFTPYPMLANAHSFKDKSENLADVNAGLFDYPVLMAADILLYSANYVPVGKDQKQHLEITRDIAEKFNREYGETFVVPEPKIDEKVMTIPGTDGRKMSKSYNNYINIFLPDKKLRKQIMGIVTDTKTLEEPKDPETCNVFKIFELLGNKEQTEDLRAKYLAGNFGYGHAKQALFELICERFEEPRRRFHEFMEDREKLENLLQIGAKKARAVSAPVLEDVRKKLGF, encoded by the coding sequence ATGGCTAGAATTTTAACCGGAATTCAGAGTTCTGGAGAAATACATTTGGGAAATATTTTAGGAGCTATTATTCCTGGAATTGAATTATCTAAAGACCCTAAAAACGAATCTTTCTTTTTTATTGCCGACCTGCACTCCTTAACATCATTAAAGGACGCAGAAGCAAGAAGAGAAAACGTGCATACCGTTGCTGCCGCTTGGCTAGCATTTGGCTTCGACGTGGAGCAAAACACCTTTTACCGCCAGAGTGATTTACCAGAGGTATGCGAGCTTACATGGTACTTAAATTGCTTTACTCCCTACCCTATGTTGGCAAACGCCCATAGCTTTAAGGATAAATCGGAAAATCTAGCCGATGTAAATGCTGGGTTATTCGACTACCCTGTGCTAATGGCAGCCGATATTTTATTGTACAGTGCCAATTATGTTCCGGTTGGAAAAGACCAAAAACAACACTTAGAAATTACGCGCGATATCGCCGAGAAATTCAACCGAGAATACGGGGAAACCTTTGTGGTACCAGAGCCCAAGATAGACGAGAAAGTAATGACTATCCCGGGTACAGATGGAAGAAAAATGAGTAAGTCCTACAACAACTACATCAACATTTTCCTTCCGGATAAAAAACTGCGCAAGCAGATTATGGGGATTGTTACGGACACCAAAACACTAGAGGAGCCGAAAGATCCAGAAACCTGTAACGTCTTTAAGATTTTCGAACTTCTTGGAAATAAAGAGCAAACCGAGGATTTAAGAGCAAAATATTTAGCTGGAAATTTCGGTTATGGACATGCCAAGCAGGCATTGTTCGAACTTATTTGCGAGCGCTTTGAGGAGCCGAGAAGGCGTTTTCATGAGTTTATGGAAGACCGAGAAAAGCTGGAGAATTTGTTACAGATAGGTGCTAAGAAAGCAAGAGCTGTATCAGCGCCAGTATTGGAGGATGTACGGAAAAAGCTGGGGTTTTAG
- a CDS encoding alcohol dehydrogenase catalytic domain-containing protein, protein MESQQLALTKFGNSQEAFTLQNFQMPKPVQKEAIVEVEASGLNFADVMARLGLYAPVKNLPFVLGYDLVGKVVELGKEADPNLLGKRVVSLARFGGYRKHINLNSEGLIPIPDDMATEEAINYTTAFLTAYLMAEEYTGIAEGKTALVYSAAGGVGYFLYHFLRAKGVKAQAVVGSAEKISTLVEMGLKDPIWLNSELENKSEKFDLIFNARGGQTVKKDLSRLSKGGKIILFGAADQLNQKGILGKLKLLFGFGFHSPIKLIVNSQSICGFNLLSLSGEHPVMVVKSHHRAIQKFKELNIPTIPASGFAPREVAKAHALLESGKSTGKIFIDWTKH, encoded by the coding sequence ATGGAAAGCCAACAATTAGCCCTCACCAAATTTGGAAACTCCCAGGAGGCTTTTACGCTTCAGAATTTTCAGATGCCCAAACCCGTGCAAAAAGAAGCCATTGTAGAAGTAGAAGCTTCTGGTTTAAATTTTGCCGATGTTATGGCCAGATTAGGTCTATACGCCCCCGTTAAAAATCTACCCTTTGTTTTGGGGTACGATTTGGTTGGAAAAGTAGTGGAGTTGGGCAAAGAAGCCGACCCTAATTTATTGGGTAAGAGGGTGGTTAGTTTGGCGCGATTTGGCGGATATAGAAAACATATCAACCTTAATTCCGAGGGGCTCATTCCCATTCCCGATGATATGGCTACAGAAGAAGCCATTAATTACACAACGGCTTTTTTAACGGCCTACCTTATGGCGGAGGAATACACTGGAATTGCTGAAGGCAAAACTGCATTGGTATATTCTGCCGCAGGTGGAGTCGGTTACTTTCTATACCACTTCCTGAGAGCTAAAGGGGTAAAAGCCCAAGCTGTTGTTGGCAGCGCCGAGAAAATATCCACCTTAGTAGAAATGGGATTAAAAGACCCCATTTGGTTGAACTCTGAACTGGAAAATAAATCGGAAAAGTTCGACCTTATTTTTAATGCCCGAGGAGGACAAACGGTAAAAAAAGACTTATCTCGTTTATCTAAAGGTGGAAAAATAATTCTGTTTGGTGCGGCAGATCAGCTTAATCAAAAAGGAATATTGGGGAAATTAAAGTTGCTTTTTGGTTTTGGATTTCACTCGCCTATTAAATTGATTGTGAACTCGCAATCTATATGTGGGTTTAACCTGCTGTCGCTTTCTGGTGAGCACCCTGTTATGGTAGTTAAAAGCCACCACCGAGCAATTCAAAAATTTAAGGAGTTGAACATTCCTACTATTCCGGCAAGTGGTTTTGCACCTCGAGAAGTAGCAAAGGCACATGCACTTTTAGAGTCGGGAAAATCGACTGGAAAAATATTTATAGACTGGACAAAGCATTAA
- a CDS encoding M28 family metallopeptidase, whose translation MMRALLISFLLLSLTVQGQKKFAQSQTDTLCSPYFFGRGYVKNGVDKAAEYLKTQLQQYGVTPLFNQDYFQSFTHQANIFIGKHRFSIGETELQLGVDYIPDAQSGTFEGEIEAIELNLPETLDKEFFRELFGKYPEGSVALAVNQQDLNKSPDPNLYKALLSNSYPLIIYGHEKLTASVSQKAFRYPILKTSLKNIPEKTAIALRIKQIAKPFESKNVGGIIWGNPSDSQVVFITAHYDHLGGLDNETYIPGANDNASGVSAVLNLAKDYAQHPPKKNIAFLFFAGEEIGLLGSKFYTENPAISLAKTQFVLNVDLLGTGEDGFAVVNGKTFPAWMEKLDAANQKLSTPFTNIKLRGEAANSDHYWFTKKGVPAFFIYTMGGITAYHDIFDKAETLPFTRYEAVLEMIKHFISEI comes from the coding sequence ATGATGCGCGCACTACTTATTAGTTTCCTATTACTCTCATTGACCGTACAGGGTCAAAAGAAATTTGCCCAAAGCCAAACCGACACCCTTTGTAGCCCTTATTTTTTCGGAAGAGGTTATGTAAAGAATGGGGTGGACAAAGCTGCGGAATATTTAAAAACCCAATTGCAGCAATACGGAGTAACTCCATTATTTAACCAAGACTACTTTCAATCCTTTACGCATCAGGCCAATATTTTTATTGGAAAACACCGTTTTAGCATTGGAGAAACCGAGCTTCAGTTGGGCGTGGATTACATACCAGATGCACAATCGGGAACTTTTGAGGGTGAGATAGAAGCCATTGAATTAAATCTGCCCGAAACCCTAGACAAGGAGTTTTTTAGAGAGTTGTTTGGAAAATACCCCGAGGGCTCTGTTGCCCTAGCGGTTAATCAGCAGGATTTAAATAAATCGCCTGATCCCAATTTGTACAAGGCTTTGCTTTCTAATTCTTATCCCCTAATCATCTATGGGCATGAAAAGCTAACGGCCTCCGTATCGCAAAAGGCCTTTCGCTACCCCATTTTAAAAACCAGCCTTAAAAACATTCCAGAAAAAACAGCCATAGCGCTGCGGATAAAACAAATAGCCAAACCTTTTGAGAGTAAAAATGTAGGGGGAATCATTTGGGGAAACCCCAGCGATTCGCAAGTGGTTTTCATTACGGCACATTACGATCATTTGGGTGGATTGGATAACGAAACCTATATTCCAGGGGCTAACGACAATGCCTCGGGAGTAAGTGCGGTTTTAAACTTGGCCAAGGACTATGCCCAGCATCCTCCCAAAAAAAACATAGCTTTTCTGTTTTTTGCAGGAGAGGAAATTGGTTTACTTGGCTCAAAGTTCTACACCGAAAATCCTGCCATTTCGCTTGCTAAAACACAATTTGTGTTGAATGTAGACTTGCTAGGGACGGGAGAAGACGGATTTGCAGTGGTGAACGGAAAAACATTTCCAGCGTGGATGGAAAAGCTCGATGCTGCCAATCAGAAGTTAAGTACACCTTTTACCAACATAAAACTAAGGGGCGAAGCGGCTAATTCGGATCACTATTGGTTTACGAAAAAAGGGGTGCCAGCATTTTTCATTTATACCATGGGAGGAATTACGGCCTACCACGATATTTTCGACAAGGCAGAAACCTTACCATTTACCCGCTATGAAGCTGTTTTAGAAATGATTAAGCATTTTATTTCTGAGATATGA
- a CDS encoding transglycosylase domain-containing protein yields MPNYARLFIKLILSLGVFAVLMLWLLWNGYLIDIPSDRELQNYELAQATEIYTGDSVLLGKMYLENRRCISFNEIPKPLIKCLISTEDSRYYDHNGVDFISLGRVLIKTIILGEASGGGSTITQQLVKQWFPRSGYETNNLVFHKLREMITALKLERFYSKEEILQNYFNTVAFGHNNYGVYTAADYYFNKKPAELSLVEMATLVALLRGTSFYDPQRFPDRCMDRRNLVLENMNRLGYLSYSQLAKAQKAPLVLSQKKNDDLAPYFLQHIKQRVEEICSSKEYFGYNRPNPYTDGLRVYTTINSKVQEYAEAALTSHLDELQKKFDREWTDVQWRRNKATLIRLIRLNKYPGYQKVCKALETGNVTAESDSLLRDIKKDLLRLRAGFTCIKNTGEVLAWVGGRDFSKSKFDHVKSARQVGSVFKPIVYVTAVDQGVNICNYFKNRRKSFDQFDDWRPRNASNSYHGEYTMKGALTHSINVISVEVLLRAGLSDVLNVAEQMGISRELPQVPSISIGTPDISLFQMVNAYTCFPNGGKRLSTRYINSIRGINDVVLYEEKTKVEREIFTENVAAIMTNMMESVVNVGTSRALRNSYKLKGPIAGKTGTSQNQSDGWFIGYTPKFSAGAWVGADYPDIHFRSLSSGAGSKTALPIWAKFVTQLQEDESLKYLLEGEFTPPNARDLRCLNQPLYRVPPKPVLDSLSQDSLVILER; encoded by the coding sequence ATGCCAAATTATGCTAGGCTTTTTATAAAACTAATTTTATCCCTTGGGGTGTTCGCTGTTTTGATGCTTTGGCTACTGTGGAATGGTTACCTAATAGATATTCCCTCCGATCGCGAGCTTCAAAACTACGAGCTAGCTCAAGCAACTGAAATTTACACCGGAGATAGTGTTTTGCTTGGCAAAATGTACCTTGAAAATCGTCGTTGTATTTCTTTCAACGAAATTCCAAAACCCTTAATTAAATGTCTAATTTCCACCGAAGACAGCCGTTATTACGACCATAATGGGGTGGATTTCATTAGCTTAGGTAGGGTGCTGATAAAAACCATCATACTAGGCGAAGCCTCTGGCGGGGGTAGCACCATAACGCAACAGTTGGTAAAGCAGTGGTTTCCTAGAAGTGGGTATGAGACGAACAACCTGGTGTTTCATAAACTAAGAGAAATGATTACTGCGCTTAAACTGGAGCGCTTTTATAGCAAAGAGGAAATTCTTCAGAATTATTTCAACACGGTAGCTTTTGGCCATAATAATTATGGGGTTTATACCGCCGCCGATTATTACTTTAATAAAAAACCTGCTGAGTTAAGCTTGGTAGAAATGGCCACCCTAGTGGCTTTGCTGCGCGGCACCTCCTTTTACGACCCTCAGCGTTTTCCCGATCGTTGCATGGATAGACGAAACTTGGTATTAGAAAATATGAATAGGCTGGGATATTTGTCTTATTCCCAATTAGCCAAAGCGCAGAAAGCACCTTTAGTTTTATCCCAAAAGAAAAACGACGATTTAGCCCCTTATTTTCTTCAGCATATTAAGCAAAGGGTGGAGGAAATTTGTAGCTCGAAGGAGTATTTTGGATATAATCGACCCAATCCATATACCGATGGTTTACGGGTATACACAACCATAAATTCTAAAGTTCAGGAATATGCCGAAGCAGCCTTAACATCTCATTTGGATGAACTCCAAAAAAAGTTCGACCGAGAATGGACGGATGTACAATGGCGTAGAAATAAAGCTACCCTTATTAGACTTATACGGTTAAATAAATATCCGGGCTATCAAAAGGTTTGCAAAGCTTTGGAAACAGGAAATGTAACCGCGGAAAGCGATTCGCTTTTAAGAGATATTAAAAAAGATTTGCTGCGTCTTCGAGCTGGATTTACCTGTATTAAAAACACCGGGGAGGTTTTGGCTTGGGTCGGCGGTAGGGATTTTTCAAAATCTAAATTCGACCACGTTAAAAGCGCGAGACAAGTAGGTTCAGTTTTTAAACCCATTGTTTATGTAACTGCGGTAGATCAGGGCGTAAACATTTGTAATTACTTTAAAAACCGCAGAAAATCTTTCGACCAATTTGATGATTGGCGCCCAAGAAACGCAAGTAACTCTTACCATGGTGAGTACACTATGAAAGGTGCTTTAACGCACTCCATCAATGTTATTTCGGTAGAGGTATTATTGAGGGCTGGATTGTCTGATGTTCTAAATGTGGCAGAGCAAATGGGTATTTCCCGAGAATTACCGCAAGTACCCAGTATCTCCATAGGGACTCCAGATATTAGTTTATTTCAGATGGTGAATGCCTATACCTGTTTTCCCAATGGCGGGAAACGCTTATCCACCCGTTATATTAATAGCATAAGAGGGATAAATGATGTAGTGCTATATGAGGAAAAAACTAAGGTGGAGCGAGAAATTTTTACCGAAAATGTAGCCGCCATTATGACGAATATGATGGAGTCGGTAGTAAATGTGGGCACATCTCGAGCTTTGCGGAATTCCTATAAATTAAAAGGCCCCATTGCAGGTAAAACCGGAACTTCCCAAAATCAATCTGATGGTTGGTTTATAGGATACACTCCAAAATTTTCTGCTGGTGCTTGGGTAGGTGCCGATTATCCCGATATTCATTTCCGTTCGCTTTCTAGTGGGGCAGGGTCAAAAACCGCATTGCCCATTTGGGCAAAATTTGTAACCCAACTGCAGGAAGACGAGAGTTTGAAATATCTTTTAGAAGGAGAATTTACCCCGCCTAATGCCCGGGATTTAAGATGTCTAAATCAGCCTCTTTATAGAGTTCCTCCCAAACCCGTTTTAGACAGTCTAAGTCAGGACAGTTTGGTGATACTCGAGAGATAG
- the rsmI gene encoding 16S rRNA (cytidine(1402)-2'-O)-methyltransferase has product MSLGKLFLVPTPIGNLGDITDRAKVVLNEVDKILAEDTRTSGKLLQHLGIAKPLIAFHAHNEHHKTDMVIDHLKQGEILALVSDAGTPGISDPGYLLVQSCVANGIEVEVLTGAVAFIPAVVASGLPCNSFFFNGFLPHKKGRIKRLSYLAELEDTLVFYESPHRIVKSLEQMLEAFGDRKASVSREITKKFEEHKRGSLSELLNHFKNNAPKGEFVICVAGKN; this is encoded by the coding sequence ATGAGCTTAGGGAAATTGTTTTTAGTACCCACCCCCATTGGCAATTTAGGAGATATCACCGATAGAGCTAAAGTGGTTTTAAACGAGGTGGATAAAATCCTCGCCGAAGACACCCGAACGTCTGGAAAACTACTGCAACATCTTGGCATTGCTAAACCTTTAATTGCCTTTCACGCGCACAACGAGCACCATAAAACCGACATGGTTATCGATCACCTTAAACAAGGTGAAATTCTGGCATTGGTATCGGACGCTGGTACCCCAGGGATTTCCGACCCCGGTTATTTGCTAGTACAATCCTGTGTAGCCAATGGGATAGAGGTAGAAGTACTAACTGGAGCCGTTGCATTTATTCCAGCGGTAGTGGCCAGTGGCCTGCCTTGTAATAGCTTTTTCTTCAACGGGTTTTTACCACATAAAAAAGGACGGATAAAACGCTTAAGTTATTTAGCTGAGCTAGAAGATACCCTAGTTTTTTACGAATCTCCGCACCGCATTGTAAAATCTTTGGAACAAATGTTAGAGGCATTTGGCGATAGAAAAGCATCAGTATCGAGAGAAATCACTAAAAAATTCGAGGAGCACAAAAGAGGGAGCTTAAGCGAACTCTTAAATCACTTTAAAAACAATGCTCCCAAAGGGGAATTTGTAATTTGCGTAGCCGGAAAAAATTAA